A single Danio rerio strain Tuebingen ecotype United States chromosome 17, GRCz12tu, whole genome shotgun sequence DNA region contains:
- the mgmt gene encoding methylated-DNA--protein-cysteine methyltransferase isoform X2, producing MKQEVRGSSAGSAVSWLHTHSSLSTQRDVGLARAHFEKQPPANLRKSNFFHFVLALYDSQGQSVEIEQTTFVDFVEKDKEPVSEKTNNGIHYKLQLLYNNGVRTEQDLYIRLIDSVTKQAIVFEGQDKNPEMCRVLLTHETMCSRCCDKKSCGNRNETPSDPVIIDRFFLKFFLKCNQNCLKNAGNPRDTRRFQVLVSTTASVKAHILAISDNIFVHNNSKHGRRARRFELIEAEIPCIKAISPSEGWTSGGASVIIIGDQFFSGLQVVFGTMLVWSEVITPHAIRVQTPPRHIPGVVEVTLSYKSKQFCRGAPGRFVYTALNEPTIDYGFQRLQKVIPHHPGDVERLPKEVLLKRAADLIETFYGAPQNNQFVMSASGACVLCAVTLTSPVGEILLRGCEKGVHTIDIKLNTDKEESVHPVVLSEMSSELQRCVDWLQCYFMNPESISALPLPALHHPLMQSDSFKAQVLKTLLKEVGVGKTVSYKQLAEMIGNPNAVRAVGSAMKQNPVPLIVPCHRVLLSSGHTGSYMGGKGDDIKVWLLTHERKAVELNPSQSGKSI from the exons ATGAAGCAGGAGGTCAGAGGGTCATCTGCAGGGTCAGCAGTCTCCTggctgcacacacacagcagtctctccacacagag AGATGTTGGTCTTGCCCGAGCACACTTCGAGAAACAGCCGCCTGCAAACCTGCGCAAGTCAAACTTCTTCCACTTTGTTTTGGCTTTATATGACAGTCAGGGTCAGTCTGTGGAAATAGAGCAGACCACATTTGTGGATTTTGTTGAAAAAGACAAG GAACCAGTgagtgaaaaaacaaacaatggaaTCCATTACAAACTTCAGTTACTCTACAATAATG GTGTCAGAACAGAGCAAGATCTCTACATCCGTTTGATAGACTCTGTGACCAAACAG GCAATTGTGTTTGAAGGTCAGGATAAAAACCCTGAGATGTGCCGTGTTCTTCTCACGCATGAGACGATGTGCAG CCGATGTTGTGATAAAAAAAGCTGTGGAAACAGAAATGAAACACCATCAGACCCTGTCATTATCGACAG ATTCTTCTTGAAGTTTTTTCTCAAATGTAATCAAAATTGCCTGAAGAACGCAGGAAACCCGCGAGACACACGCCGTTTCCAG GTGCTGGTCTCCACAACAGCCTCTGTTAAGGCCCACATTCTAGCCATTTCGGATAACATATTTGTCCACAACAATTCAAAGCATGGAAGAAGAGCAAGACGATTTGAGTTGATTGAAG CTGAGATCCCCTGCATTAAGGCCATCAGTCCGAGTGAAGGCTGGACTTCAGGTGGAGCGTCAGTGATTATTATTGGAGATCAGTTCTTCAGTGGTCTACAGGTGGTTTTCGGAACAATGCTGGTCTGGAGTGAG GTGATCACACCACATGCGATTCGAGTGCAGACTCCACCTCGTCACATCCCTGGGGTTGTAGAGGTCACTTTGTCCTACAAATCCAAACAGTTCTGCAGGGGAGCTCCGGGACGCTTCGTTTACACTG CTTTAAATGAGCCAACTATTGACTACGGGTTCCAGCGGCTGCAGAAGGTCATTCCTCACCATCCTGGCGATGTGGAAAGACTGCCAAAA GAGGTCTTGCTGAAGAGAGCAGCTGATCTCATAGAGACTTTTTATGGAGCGCCTCAGAACAACCAG TTTGTGATGTCTGCCAGCGGTGCTTGTGTGCTGTGTGCTGTGACTCTCACCTCTCCGGTGGGGGAAATCCTGCTGCGCGGCTGTGAGAAGGGAGTTCACACCATTGACATCAAACTGAACACAGACAAGGAGGAGAG TGTCCACCCTGTTGTCCTGTCAGAGATGAGCTCTGAGCTGCAGCGTTGTGTTGACTGGCTTCAATGCTACTTCATGAACCCAGAGTCCATCAGTGCTCTTCCTCTGCCTGCCTTACATCATCCGCTAATGCAGAGCG ACTCTTTTAAAGCACAGGTGCTGAAAACTCTGTTGAAGGAAGTGGGAGTTGGTAAAACAGTCTCCTACAAGCAGCTTGCTGAAATGATTGGGAACCCAAACGCTGTGCGAGCAGTGGGCTCAGCCATGAAGCAAAACCCT GTCCCGTTAATAGTGCCATGTCACCGAGTGCTGCTCAGTTCAGGACACACTGGATCATACATGGGAGGAAAGGGAGACGATATTAAAGTCTGGTTGCTCACTCATGAGAGAAAAGCAGTGGAGCTTAATCCATCGCAGAGTGGAAAATCCATCTGA
- the mgmt gene encoding methylated-DNA--protein-cysteine methyltransferase isoform X1 — MKQEVRGSSAGSAVSWLHTHSSLSTQRDVGLARAHFEKQPPANLRKSNFFHFVLALYDSQGQSVEIEQTTFVDFVEKDKEPVSEKTNNGIHYKLQLLYNNGVRTEQDLYIRLIDSVTKQAIVFEGQDKNPEMCRVLLTHETMCSRCCDKKSCGNRNETPSDPVIIDRFFLKFFLKCNQNCLKNAGNPRDTRRFQVLVSTTASVKAHILAISDNIFVHNNSKHGRRARRFELIEAEIPCIKAISPSEGWTSGGASVIIIGDQFFSGLQVVFGTMLVWSEVITPHAIRVQTPPRHIPGVVEVTLSYKSKQFCRGAPGRFVYTALNEPTIDYGFQRLQKVIPHHPGDVERLPKEVLLKRAADLIETFYGAPQNNQFVMSASGACVLCAVTLTSPVGEILLRGCEKGVHTIDIKLNTDKEESVSCCSVHPVVLSEMSSELQRCVDWLQCYFMNPESISALPLPALHHPLMQSDSFKAQVLKTLLKEVGVGKTVSYKQLAEMIGNPNAVRAVGSAMKQNPVPLIVPCHRVLLSSGHTGSYMGGKGDDIKVWLLTHERKAVELNPSQSGKSI; from the exons ATGAAGCAGGAGGTCAGAGGGTCATCTGCAGGGTCAGCAGTCTCCTggctgcacacacacagcagtctctccacacagag AGATGTTGGTCTTGCCCGAGCACACTTCGAGAAACAGCCGCCTGCAAACCTGCGCAAGTCAAACTTCTTCCACTTTGTTTTGGCTTTATATGACAGTCAGGGTCAGTCTGTGGAAATAGAGCAGACCACATTTGTGGATTTTGTTGAAAAAGACAAG GAACCAGTgagtgaaaaaacaaacaatggaaTCCATTACAAACTTCAGTTACTCTACAATAATG GTGTCAGAACAGAGCAAGATCTCTACATCCGTTTGATAGACTCTGTGACCAAACAG GCAATTGTGTTTGAAGGTCAGGATAAAAACCCTGAGATGTGCCGTGTTCTTCTCACGCATGAGACGATGTGCAG CCGATGTTGTGATAAAAAAAGCTGTGGAAACAGAAATGAAACACCATCAGACCCTGTCATTATCGACAG ATTCTTCTTGAAGTTTTTTCTCAAATGTAATCAAAATTGCCTGAAGAACGCAGGAAACCCGCGAGACACACGCCGTTTCCAG GTGCTGGTCTCCACAACAGCCTCTGTTAAGGCCCACATTCTAGCCATTTCGGATAACATATTTGTCCACAACAATTCAAAGCATGGAAGAAGAGCAAGACGATTTGAGTTGATTGAAG CTGAGATCCCCTGCATTAAGGCCATCAGTCCGAGTGAAGGCTGGACTTCAGGTGGAGCGTCAGTGATTATTATTGGAGATCAGTTCTTCAGTGGTCTACAGGTGGTTTTCGGAACAATGCTGGTCTGGAGTGAG GTGATCACACCACATGCGATTCGAGTGCAGACTCCACCTCGTCACATCCCTGGGGTTGTAGAGGTCACTTTGTCCTACAAATCCAAACAGTTCTGCAGGGGAGCTCCGGGACGCTTCGTTTACACTG CTTTAAATGAGCCAACTATTGACTACGGGTTCCAGCGGCTGCAGAAGGTCATTCCTCACCATCCTGGCGATGTGGAAAGACTGCCAAAA GAGGTCTTGCTGAAGAGAGCAGCTGATCTCATAGAGACTTTTTATGGAGCGCCTCAGAACAACCAG TTTGTGATGTCTGCCAGCGGTGCTTGTGTGCTGTGTGCTGTGACTCTCACCTCTCCGGTGGGGGAAATCCTGCTGCGCGGCTGTGAGAAGGGAGTTCACACCATTGACATCAAACTGAACACAGACAAGGAGGAGAG TGTCTCCTGTTGTAGTGTCCACCCTGTTGTCCTGTCAGAGATGAGCTCTGAGCTGCAGCGTTGTGTTGACTGGCTTCAATGCTACTTCATGAACCCAGAGTCCATCAGTGCTCTTCCTCTGCCTGCCTTACATCATCCGCTAATGCAGAGCG ACTCTTTTAAAGCACAGGTGCTGAAAACTCTGTTGAAGGAAGTGGGAGTTGGTAAAACAGTCTCCTACAAGCAGCTTGCTGAAATGATTGGGAACCCAAACGCTGTGCGAGCAGTGGGCTCAGCCATGAAGCAAAACCCT GTCCCGTTAATAGTGCCATGTCACCGAGTGCTGCTCAGTTCAGGACACACTGGATCATACATGGGAGGAAAGGGAGACGATATTAAAGTCTGGTTGCTCACTCATGAGAGAAAAGCAGTGGAGCTTAATCCATCGCAGAGTGGAAAATCCATCTGA
- the mgmt gene encoding methylated-DNA--protein-cysteine methyltransferase isoform X5, giving the protein MCRVLLTHETMCSRCCDKKSCGNRNETPSDPVIIDRFFLKFFLKCNQNCLKNAGNPRDTRRFQVLVSTTASVKAHILAISDNIFVHNNSKHGRRARRFELIEAEIPCIKAISPSEGWTSGGASVIIIGDQFFSGLQVVFGTMLVWSEVITPHAIRVQTPPRHIPGVVEVTLSYKSKQFCRGAPGRFVYTALNEPTIDYGFQRLQKVIPHHPGDVERLPKEVLLKRAADLIETFYGAPQNNQFVMSASGACVLCAVTLTSPVGEILLRGCEKGVHTIDIKLNTDKEESVHPVVLSEMSSELQRCVDWLQCYFMNPESISALPLPALHHPLMQSDSFKAQVLKTLLKEVGVGKTVSYKQLAEMIGNPNAVRAVGSAMKQNPVPLIVPCHRVLLSSGHTGSYMGGKGDDIKVWLLTHERKAVELNPSQSGKSI; this is encoded by the exons ATGTGCCGTGTTCTTCTCACGCATGAGACGATGTGCAG CCGATGTTGTGATAAAAAAAGCTGTGGAAACAGAAATGAAACACCATCAGACCCTGTCATTATCGACAG ATTCTTCTTGAAGTTTTTTCTCAAATGTAATCAAAATTGCCTGAAGAACGCAGGAAACCCGCGAGACACACGCCGTTTCCAG GTGCTGGTCTCCACAACAGCCTCTGTTAAGGCCCACATTCTAGCCATTTCGGATAACATATTTGTCCACAACAATTCAAAGCATGGAAGAAGAGCAAGACGATTTGAGTTGATTGAAG CTGAGATCCCCTGCATTAAGGCCATCAGTCCGAGTGAAGGCTGGACTTCAGGTGGAGCGTCAGTGATTATTATTGGAGATCAGTTCTTCAGTGGTCTACAGGTGGTTTTCGGAACAATGCTGGTCTGGAGTGAG GTGATCACACCACATGCGATTCGAGTGCAGACTCCACCTCGTCACATCCCTGGGGTTGTAGAGGTCACTTTGTCCTACAAATCCAAACAGTTCTGCAGGGGAGCTCCGGGACGCTTCGTTTACACTG CTTTAAATGAGCCAACTATTGACTACGGGTTCCAGCGGCTGCAGAAGGTCATTCCTCACCATCCTGGCGATGTGGAAAGACTGCCAAAA GAGGTCTTGCTGAAGAGAGCAGCTGATCTCATAGAGACTTTTTATGGAGCGCCTCAGAACAACCAG TTTGTGATGTCTGCCAGCGGTGCTTGTGTGCTGTGTGCTGTGACTCTCACCTCTCCGGTGGGGGAAATCCTGCTGCGCGGCTGTGAGAAGGGAGTTCACACCATTGACATCAAACTGAACACAGACAAGGAGGAGAG TGTCCACCCTGTTGTCCTGTCAGAGATGAGCTCTGAGCTGCAGCGTTGTGTTGACTGGCTTCAATGCTACTTCATGAACCCAGAGTCCATCAGTGCTCTTCCTCTGCCTGCCTTACATCATCCGCTAATGCAGAGCG ACTCTTTTAAAGCACAGGTGCTGAAAACTCTGTTGAAGGAAGTGGGAGTTGGTAAAACAGTCTCCTACAAGCAGCTTGCTGAAATGATTGGGAACCCAAACGCTGTGCGAGCAGTGGGCTCAGCCATGAAGCAAAACCCT GTCCCGTTAATAGTGCCATGTCACCGAGTGCTGCTCAGTTCAGGACACACTGGATCATACATGGGAGGAAAGGGAGACGATATTAAAGTCTGGTTGCTCACTCATGAGAGAAAAGCAGTGGAGCTTAATCCATCGCAGAGTGGAAAATCCATCTGA
- the mgmt gene encoding methylated-DNA--protein-cysteine methyltransferase isoform 1 (isoform 1 is encoded by transcript variant 2) produces MSASGACVLCAVTLTSPVGEILLRGCEKGVHTIDIKLNTDKEESVSCCSVHPVVLSEMSSELQRCVDWLQCYFMNPESISALPLPALHHPLMQSDSFKAQVLKTLLKEVGVGKTVSYKQLAEMIGNPNAVRAVGSAMKQNPVPLIVPCHRVLLSSGHTGSYMGGKGDDIKVWLLTHERKAVELNPSQSGKSI; encoded by the exons ATGTCTGCCAGCGGTGCTTGTGTGCTGTGTGCTGTGACTCTCACCTCTCCGGTGGGGGAAATCCTGCTGCGCGGCTGTGAGAAGGGAGTTCACACCATTGACATCAAACTGAACACAGACAAGGAGGAGAG TGTCTCCTGTTGTAGTGTCCACCCTGTTGTCCTGTCAGAGATGAGCTCTGAGCTGCAGCGTTGTGTTGACTGGCTTCAATGCTACTTCATGAACCCAGAGTCCATCAGTGCTCTTCCTCTGCCTGCCTTACATCATCCGCTAATGCAGAGCG ACTCTTTTAAAGCACAGGTGCTGAAAACTCTGTTGAAGGAAGTGGGAGTTGGTAAAACAGTCTCCTACAAGCAGCTTGCTGAAATGATTGGGAACCCAAACGCTGTGCGAGCAGTGGGCTCAGCCATGAAGCAAAACCCT GTCCCGTTAATAGTGCCATGTCACCGAGTGCTGCTCAGTTCAGGACACACTGGATCATACATGGGAGGAAAGGGAGACGATATTAAAGTCTGGTTGCTCACTCATGAGAGAAAAGCAGTGGAGCTTAATCCATCGCAGAGTGGAAAATCCATCTGA
- the mgmt gene encoding methylated-DNA--protein-cysteine methyltransferase isoform X4 — MCRVLLTHETMCSRCCDKKSCGNRNETPSDPVIIDRFFLKFFLKCNQNCLKNAGNPRDTRRFQVLVSTTASVKAHILAISDNIFVHNNSKHGRRARRFELIEAEIPCIKAISPSEGWTSGGASVIIIGDQFFSGLQVVFGTMLVWSEVITPHAIRVQTPPRHIPGVVEVTLSYKSKQFCRGAPGRFVYTALNEPTIDYGFQRLQKVIPHHPGDVERLPKEVLLKRAADLIETFYGAPQNNQFVMSASGACVLCAVTLTSPVGEILLRGCEKGVHTIDIKLNTDKEESVSCCSVHPVVLSEMSSELQRCVDWLQCYFMNPESISALPLPALHHPLMQSDSFKAQVLKTLLKEVGVGKTVSYKQLAEMIGNPNAVRAVGSAMKQNPVPLIVPCHRVLLSSGHTGSYMGGKGDDIKVWLLTHERKAVELNPSQSGKSI, encoded by the exons ATGTGCCGTGTTCTTCTCACGCATGAGACGATGTGCAG CCGATGTTGTGATAAAAAAAGCTGTGGAAACAGAAATGAAACACCATCAGACCCTGTCATTATCGACAG ATTCTTCTTGAAGTTTTTTCTCAAATGTAATCAAAATTGCCTGAAGAACGCAGGAAACCCGCGAGACACACGCCGTTTCCAG GTGCTGGTCTCCACAACAGCCTCTGTTAAGGCCCACATTCTAGCCATTTCGGATAACATATTTGTCCACAACAATTCAAAGCATGGAAGAAGAGCAAGACGATTTGAGTTGATTGAAG CTGAGATCCCCTGCATTAAGGCCATCAGTCCGAGTGAAGGCTGGACTTCAGGTGGAGCGTCAGTGATTATTATTGGAGATCAGTTCTTCAGTGGTCTACAGGTGGTTTTCGGAACAATGCTGGTCTGGAGTGAG GTGATCACACCACATGCGATTCGAGTGCAGACTCCACCTCGTCACATCCCTGGGGTTGTAGAGGTCACTTTGTCCTACAAATCCAAACAGTTCTGCAGGGGAGCTCCGGGACGCTTCGTTTACACTG CTTTAAATGAGCCAACTATTGACTACGGGTTCCAGCGGCTGCAGAAGGTCATTCCTCACCATCCTGGCGATGTGGAAAGACTGCCAAAA GAGGTCTTGCTGAAGAGAGCAGCTGATCTCATAGAGACTTTTTATGGAGCGCCTCAGAACAACCAG TTTGTGATGTCTGCCAGCGGTGCTTGTGTGCTGTGTGCTGTGACTCTCACCTCTCCGGTGGGGGAAATCCTGCTGCGCGGCTGTGAGAAGGGAGTTCACACCATTGACATCAAACTGAACACAGACAAGGAGGAGAG TGTCTCCTGTTGTAGTGTCCACCCTGTTGTCCTGTCAGAGATGAGCTCTGAGCTGCAGCGTTGTGTTGACTGGCTTCAATGCTACTTCATGAACCCAGAGTCCATCAGTGCTCTTCCTCTGCCTGCCTTACATCATCCGCTAATGCAGAGCG ACTCTTTTAAAGCACAGGTGCTGAAAACTCTGTTGAAGGAAGTGGGAGTTGGTAAAACAGTCTCCTACAAGCAGCTTGCTGAAATGATTGGGAACCCAAACGCTGTGCGAGCAGTGGGCTCAGCCATGAAGCAAAACCCT GTCCCGTTAATAGTGCCATGTCACCGAGTGCTGCTCAGTTCAGGACACACTGGATCATACATGGGAGGAAAGGGAGACGATATTAAAGTCTGGTTGCTCACTCATGAGAGAAAAGCAGTGGAGCTTAATCCATCGCAGAGTGGAAAATCCATCTGA
- the mgmt gene encoding methylated-DNA--protein-cysteine methyltransferase isoform 2 (isoform 2 is encoded by transcript variant 4) — MSASGACVLCAVTLTSPVGEILLRGCEKGVHTIDIKLNTDKEESVHPVVLSEMSSELQRCVDWLQCYFMNPESISALPLPALHHPLMQSDSFKAQVLKTLLKEVGVGKTVSYKQLAEMIGNPNAVRAVGSAMKQNPVPLIVPCHRVLLSSGHTGSYMGGKGDDIKVWLLTHERKAVELNPSQSGKSI; from the exons ATGTCTGCCAGCGGTGCTTGTGTGCTGTGTGCTGTGACTCTCACCTCTCCGGTGGGGGAAATCCTGCTGCGCGGCTGTGAGAAGGGAGTTCACACCATTGACATCAAACTGAACACAGACAAGGAGGAGAG TGTCCACCCTGTTGTCCTGTCAGAGATGAGCTCTGAGCTGCAGCGTTGTGTTGACTGGCTTCAATGCTACTTCATGAACCCAGAGTCCATCAGTGCTCTTCCTCTGCCTGCCTTACATCATCCGCTAATGCAGAGCG ACTCTTTTAAAGCACAGGTGCTGAAAACTCTGTTGAAGGAAGTGGGAGTTGGTAAAACAGTCTCCTACAAGCAGCTTGCTGAAATGATTGGGAACCCAAACGCTGTGCGAGCAGTGGGCTCAGCCATGAAGCAAAACCCT GTCCCGTTAATAGTGCCATGTCACCGAGTGCTGCTCAGTTCAGGACACACTGGATCATACATGGGAGGAAAGGGAGACGATATTAAAGTCTGGTTGCTCACTCATGAGAGAAAAGCAGTGGAGCTTAATCCATCGCAGAGTGGAAAATCCATCTGA
- the mgmt gene encoding methylated-DNA--protein-cysteine methyltransferase isoform X3, whose protein sequence is MKQEVRGSSAGSAVSWLHTHSSLSTQRDVGLARAHFEKQPPANLRKSNFFHFVLALYDSQGQSVEIEQTTFVDFVEKDKEPVSEKTNNGIHYKLQLLYNNGVRTEQDLYIRLIDSVTKQAIVFEGQDKNPEMCRVLLTHETMCSRCCDKKSCGNRNETPSDPVIIDRFFLKFFLKCNQNCLKNAGNPRDTRRFQVLVSTTASVKAHILAISDNIFVHNNSKHGRRARRFELIEAEIPCIKAISPSEGWTSGGASVIIIGDQFFSGLQVVFGTMLVWSEVITPHAIRVQTPPRHIPGVVEVTLSYKSKQFCRGAPGRFVYTALNEPTIDYGFQRLQKVIPHHPGDVERLPKEVLLKRAADLIETFYGAPQNNQEIILKRASDIAEALNSIPRNPSHTNPHGMMAVNSYDGQLSLNTEVSQQDAERASFNRSSNTGFIEGSTSQQSEFNNTNMCMNGLTHSHSNTHLSGHTQTHTRPAVPNFSMAATQVFKDSPTVNTQHYVVKQKSAFAPVLKLH, encoded by the exons ATGAAGCAGGAGGTCAGAGGGTCATCTGCAGGGTCAGCAGTCTCCTggctgcacacacacagcagtctctccacacagag AGATGTTGGTCTTGCCCGAGCACACTTCGAGAAACAGCCGCCTGCAAACCTGCGCAAGTCAAACTTCTTCCACTTTGTTTTGGCTTTATATGACAGTCAGGGTCAGTCTGTGGAAATAGAGCAGACCACATTTGTGGATTTTGTTGAAAAAGACAAG GAACCAGTgagtgaaaaaacaaacaatggaaTCCATTACAAACTTCAGTTACTCTACAATAATG GTGTCAGAACAGAGCAAGATCTCTACATCCGTTTGATAGACTCTGTGACCAAACAG GCAATTGTGTTTGAAGGTCAGGATAAAAACCCTGAGATGTGCCGTGTTCTTCTCACGCATGAGACGATGTGCAG CCGATGTTGTGATAAAAAAAGCTGTGGAAACAGAAATGAAACACCATCAGACCCTGTCATTATCGACAG ATTCTTCTTGAAGTTTTTTCTCAAATGTAATCAAAATTGCCTGAAGAACGCAGGAAACCCGCGAGACACACGCCGTTTCCAG GTGCTGGTCTCCACAACAGCCTCTGTTAAGGCCCACATTCTAGCCATTTCGGATAACATATTTGTCCACAACAATTCAAAGCATGGAAGAAGAGCAAGACGATTTGAGTTGATTGAAG CTGAGATCCCCTGCATTAAGGCCATCAGTCCGAGTGAAGGCTGGACTTCAGGTGGAGCGTCAGTGATTATTATTGGAGATCAGTTCTTCAGTGGTCTACAGGTGGTTTTCGGAACAATGCTGGTCTGGAGTGAG GTGATCACACCACATGCGATTCGAGTGCAGACTCCACCTCGTCACATCCCTGGGGTTGTAGAGGTCACTTTGTCCTACAAATCCAAACAGTTCTGCAGGGGAGCTCCGGGACGCTTCGTTTACACTG CTTTAAATGAGCCAACTATTGACTACGGGTTCCAGCGGCTGCAGAAGGTCATTCCTCACCATCCTGGCGATGTGGAAAGACTGCCAAAA GAGGTCTTGCTGAAGAGAGCAGCTGATCTCATAGAGACTTTTTATGGAGCGCCTCAGAACAACCAG GAAATTATTTTGAAGCGTGCATCTGACATAGCCGAGGCATTAAACAGCATCCCTCGAAACCCATCGCACACAAATCCACATGGGATGATGGCTGTAAACTCCTATGATGGTCAGTTAAGCTTGAACACAGAGGTTTCCCAGCAGGATGCAGAACGAG CGAGTTTCAACAGGAGTTCAAACACTGGCTTTATTGAAGGCAGCACATCCCAACAGTCTGAATTCAACAACACCAACATGTGCATGAATGgactcacacattcacactcaaacacacacctgtccggacacacacaaacacacacacgccccGCTGTGCCAAATTTCTCTATGGCTGCCACACAAGTGTTCAAAGACAGTCCCACAGTGAACACACAGCACTATGTAG TGAAGCAGAAAAGTGCCTTTGCTCCAGTTCTGAAGCTGCACTAA
- the mgmt gene encoding methylated-DNA--protein-cysteine methyltransferase isoform X6 yields MCRVLLTHETMCSRCCDKKSCGNRNETPSDPVIIDRFFLKFFLKCNQNCLKNAGNPRDTRRFQVLVSTTASVKAHILAISDNIFVHNNSKHGRRARRFELIEAEIPCIKAISPSEGWTSGGASVIIIGDQFFSGLQVVFGTMLVWSEVITPHAIRVQTPPRHIPGVVEVTLSYKSKQFCRGAPGRFVYTALNEPTIDYGFQRLQKVIPHHPGDVERLPKEVLLKRAADLIETFYGAPQNNQEIILKRASDIAEALNSIPRNPSHTNPHGMMAVNSYDGQLSLNTEVSQQDAERASFNRSSNTGFIEGSTSQQSEFNNTNMCMNGLTHSHSNTHLSGHTQTHTRPAVPNFSMAATQVFKDSPTVNTQHYVVKQKSAFAPVLKLH; encoded by the exons ATGTGCCGTGTTCTTCTCACGCATGAGACGATGTGCAG CCGATGTTGTGATAAAAAAAGCTGTGGAAACAGAAATGAAACACCATCAGACCCTGTCATTATCGACAG ATTCTTCTTGAAGTTTTTTCTCAAATGTAATCAAAATTGCCTGAAGAACGCAGGAAACCCGCGAGACACACGCCGTTTCCAG GTGCTGGTCTCCACAACAGCCTCTGTTAAGGCCCACATTCTAGCCATTTCGGATAACATATTTGTCCACAACAATTCAAAGCATGGAAGAAGAGCAAGACGATTTGAGTTGATTGAAG CTGAGATCCCCTGCATTAAGGCCATCAGTCCGAGTGAAGGCTGGACTTCAGGTGGAGCGTCAGTGATTATTATTGGAGATCAGTTCTTCAGTGGTCTACAGGTGGTTTTCGGAACAATGCTGGTCTGGAGTGAG GTGATCACACCACATGCGATTCGAGTGCAGACTCCACCTCGTCACATCCCTGGGGTTGTAGAGGTCACTTTGTCCTACAAATCCAAACAGTTCTGCAGGGGAGCTCCGGGACGCTTCGTTTACACTG CTTTAAATGAGCCAACTATTGACTACGGGTTCCAGCGGCTGCAGAAGGTCATTCCTCACCATCCTGGCGATGTGGAAAGACTGCCAAAA GAGGTCTTGCTGAAGAGAGCAGCTGATCTCATAGAGACTTTTTATGGAGCGCCTCAGAACAACCAG GAAATTATTTTGAAGCGTGCATCTGACATAGCCGAGGCATTAAACAGCATCCCTCGAAACCCATCGCACACAAATCCACATGGGATGATGGCTGTAAACTCCTATGATGGTCAGTTAAGCTTGAACACAGAGGTTTCCCAGCAGGATGCAGAACGAG CGAGTTTCAACAGGAGTTCAAACACTGGCTTTATTGAAGGCAGCACATCCCAACAGTCTGAATTCAACAACACCAACATGTGCATGAATGgactcacacattcacactcaaacacacacctgtccggacacacacaaacacacacacgccccGCTGTGCCAAATTTCTCTATGGCTGCCACACAAGTGTTCAAAGACAGTCCCACAGTGAACACACAGCACTATGTAG TGAAGCAGAAAAGTGCCTTTGCTCCAGTTCTGAAGCTGCACTAA
- the bnip4 gene encoding BCL2 interacting protein 4 (The RefSeq protein has 1 substitution compared to this genomic sequence): protein MSTQKVIPKEESLHDSWVELHFDSSSEHSEDTPALSDIMDLEKMLLEAQRESSSSSRTSSHCSSPRRVQTPPLINTAVFNTHTIAQGEVVLESKQEAEAVARISDWSSRPENIPPTAFIIKRPKRNRICNTNTDKDDKEIDRDLLKLLLPSLVLTHILMLGLGICIGRRLSTQCSTI, encoded by the exons ATGTCAGCGCAAAAAGTTATTCCTAAGGAAGAAAGTCTGCACG ACTCGTGGGTAGAGCTTCATTTTGATTCAAGTAGTGAACACAGTGAGGACACTCCAGCCCTGTCTGATATCATGGATCTGGAGAAAATGCTTCTGGAAGCACAGAGGGAATCTAGCAGTAGTTCACGAACAAGCTCTCACTGTAGCAG TCCCAGACGTGTCCAGACACCTCCCCTCATTAACACAGCTGTCTTCAACACACATACCATTGCACAG GGGGAAGTTGTGCTGGAGAGCAAACAGGAAGCCGAAGCTGTTGCAAGGATCAGCGACTGGTCCAGTCGGCCAGAAAACATACCACCCACAGCATTTATAATTAAACGGCCAAAGCGGAACAGAAtatgcaacacaaacacagacaaagaTGACAAGGAGATCGACAGAGATTTGCTGAAGTTACTGCTGCCTTCTCTGGTTTTGACACACATCCTCATGCTTGGATTGGG GATCTGTATTGGACGGCGCCTCTCAACCCAGTGCTCTACTATCTGA